The Ipomoea triloba cultivar NCNSP0323 chromosome 14, ASM357664v1 region ATGAGCATTTTTCGAGGAAAAAAATGTTGTCTTTTGAATGTTTGATTGCTGAAATTGGATTTTGGGGACCGATTTTAAATGTTGTGTGTTCAAATTTTTgaagttttagtttttttttgaaaactggtGTTTCAATTTGCAGAGGCTCTGGAATTGGTGGTGTCTCAATGTAAACCGAATGCCAGGGTAGTTGATATTTGTGAGAAAGGCGATGTCTTTATCCGAGAGTATGGTTATTTCTCTTTGTTGTTTCATAGATTTTGGTGGAATGTGTGTTGGTGAGTAATTGATCGAGTTGGTTGTGATATAGACAAACTGGGAATATGTACAAGAACGTAAAGAAGAAGATCGAGAGGGGTGTTGCTTTTCCAACCTGCATTTCGGTTAACAATATCGTTTGCCATTTCTCTCCGTTGTCTAATGATGCAACGGTTTTGGAAGAAGGCGATATGGTGAAGATGTAAGTACTCATTTTAAGCCAATTTATAAGTTTTTCCGTGGAGGGGCTTGGTTAATTGGTTCTGAATTCCGAATTTAAATAAGAAATCCAAAATGCTTGTTTGGTGTGATATCTTTAAGTTTTGGTGGTGAGCTGGAAATGAAGAGAGCTCAACACTATCCAAAACTAACATTTATGCCCCGTCTATTCTTGCTCGAAGCAGTGCTTTGTAGtttactttcatttttatcttttcattGTTGTGGTAGTGATTtcttgcacttttttttttttttttttttttttttttgcagtgatATGGGGNNNNNNNNNNNNNNNNNNNNNNNNNNNNNNNNNNNNNNNNNNNNNNNNNNNNNNNNNNNNNNNNNNNNNNNNNNNNNNNNNNNNNNNNNNNNNNNNNNNNNNNNNNNNNNNNNNNNNNNNNNNNNNNNNNNNNNNNNNNNNNNNNNNNNNNNNNNNNNNNNNNNNNNNNNNNNNNNNNNNNNNNNNNNNNNNNNNNNNNNNNNNNNNNNNNNNNNtttttttttttttttttttttttgtttttttttttttcctttttttttttttttttttttttttcttgcagtGATATGGGGTGTCATATAGATGGTTTTATTGCTGTAGTTGCACACACGCATGTTCTTCAGGAAGGGCCAGTCACGGGTAGAGCTGCTGATGTTATTGCAGCTGCCAATACAGCTGCCGAGGTTGCGATGAGGCTTGTGAGGCCTGGAAAGAAGGTAATCCTCAATACGaatgtttatttataaaaactTAATTTTCCTCGTAATTATGTAGTACTTTCTTGACACAAGTGGGCTGGAAATTTCACTACATCTTCACTATGAGACTTGGCTGGTTTTGCCGTAATGTTAAATTACATAACACAATAAAGGGATGCATATACAATTATCAGTTATTTTGTTGATCTTTCCTAATCATCTTTTGTGTGAGAGAGAATATGTGGGTGTGTATGGAACTCTTAAGCTTTATGATTTGGCAGACCACATCTTTTGGGTCTTGAGCTGTTAAATGTTTCTTGGACCGTTAGTATTTTCAGTGTTTATATGTTTCTTCTATTAATTGCTGAGTTCCTTGATCGGTGCAGAACTCAGATGTGACAGAAGCGATTCAGAAGGTTGCTGCAGCCTATGATTGCAAGATCGTCGAGGGTGTTTTGAGTCATCAAATGAAGCAGTTTGTGATTGACGGGAACAAAGTTGCATTGAGTGTGTCTAACGCTGAAACTAGAGTCGATGAAGCGGAATTTGAAGAAAACGAGGTTTATTCAATTGACATTGTGACCAGCACGGGCGAAGGAAAGGTTGGTTTGAATTGTGCTCCGTTGTTTATTGAGACCCTCCTGTTCGGTTTCTTGAATTTGCCAATACTTtcatataaaatatgaaaaatgtgCAGCCGAAGATACTGGATGAGAAACAAACGACTATTTATAAGAGAGCGGTGGACAAAAATTATAACTTGAAGATGAAAGCGTCAAGATTCATCTATAGCGAAATCAGTCAGAAGTTCCCGCTCATGCCATTCACAGCAAGGTATGTCAGCACTACCCTTGTTATTACAAGACTATAAGTACACATCGAAATTAAGTGCTGTCATCATCATCGCGCTTAGTTAACTATTTGTTCGCTTGGCAGGGAATTGGAGGAAAAGCGGGCCCGTCTTGGACTGGTTGAATGTGTTAACCACGACCTATTGCAGCCATATCCTGTTCTACACGAGAAACCTGGTATGGCTTTATAGGACATCCTTGTTCTAATGATACATACACCAAATGCTCTGTAATATGAATGCTCCTAATTCCTATCCCATTATTGTGCAGGTGATTTGGTTGCTCATATAAAATTCACGGTTCTCTTAATGCCCAATGGGTCTGATAGGATTACCACCCATCCACTCCAGGAGCTGAACGTGACAAAACCAATAGATGATCCCGAGATAAAGGCTTGGCTAGCCCTTCCAACAAAGACCAAGAAGAAAGGTGgggggaagaaaaagaaaggtaaCCACGAAAAAAAGGGGGCTTTTTGGCGAATCCTTTGAACATAATTGTTTCTAATAGGAGAAATGTCAACTAATTCTTATATTCAATGAGGATTTCAACGGCAATAACATTTTTTGTCGTTTTCTACATGCAGGCAAGAAAGGAGAGAAGGCCGAAGAGGCAGCACAGACCGAGCCAACGGGTGAAGACACTACAAATGGATCCGAATCTTAGCGAAAGGCCTCTTATATTGTTGGTTTTAACCAATCACTTTTGAAATGCTCGGTTCTTTGAACGATCATACTGACATGTTGAGCTGATTGTGCTTCCTTCTTTCATATTCTTATACAAAGCATGGATGATTCCCATCTTCCTAACTATACTTTTTGCAGTGTTTTGATTGTTCTGTGGCTTCAACCCAATGCTTTCAAATCCTTTCATCATTTGAGGGCCTCAATAATTCTGCATGTTTGTCTGAACTTGAACAAGGTTATATAGAGACATTACATGACATCGTGATGTAATATAAAGCAGGATTCGTGCAGTGTCGGAAAACCTTAGCAGTTAAGGTTGTTTCAAAATTAACCGAATGAACACCCTTACATGTCGACGCAAATAAACAACCTGGTTCATCCAAGTTGAACTTGTGATATTCACATGTATATGTGAAGGAATTAACCTTTGTGTCTTAGTGTTGGTGATTTGAGGGATTCAGAGTTGAATTGGTAAGTCTTTCCGATTATTTAAGCAACCCTTTTCTTGGTTGTACACTGAGTATTTGAAACATGGTTAATTCTATTTCACCAACTCCTAGATTGACATTTATGAGGTATTGGAAGGAATGCAGTTTTTGGTAAAAAGTCCTTGCAATGAtgttactttttgttttttgataaCCTTGATATCTCGGTTTCGCGTACTATTTCCTAGACTCAATAAACTCGtacatttttgtatattttgtgcATAATGAATTCAATTTAATCCCAGTCTAATTCTGAGAGCTCGATCTCCACCTGTACATTTGTGCGCACAAGGGGTCCAATTTAACCTCAATCCAACTCTTAGAGCCCTATCTCCATATTGTCAATAGCAAGGTTCAAACTCTCACCTTGCCGCTAGAAGCACGTTTTAAATGCAACTTCTTAATTACTGGACCACTACCCTGATGACAAAAATattacttcatatatatatatatatatatataaatgggttCATGTGCGGTTGACATTCTCCGATGCGGTTGCTTAGGTGCGTGGTTAGTGTGCTTAAGGcgcgtcagtgttgaaacttaaggtgtgtgaacctaaagctttaggtgtgtggttttctttcttatggtgcgttgttttctttcttaaagtgcggtttgtatgcttaaggtgtgccagtgttgaaacttaatgtgAGTCATAGtgcatgatttttgtttttaaagtgctttgtttgtatgcttaaggtgcgtagtttgtgtgctgaaggtgcgccatttaaaaactttaggtgtgttatgtgtggtttgtgttcttagcttaaagtgcgtggtctgtatacttaaggtgctttgtttgtgtgcttaaggtgcgtagtttgtgcaccatttaaaaactttaggtgtgtggtttgtgttcttagttTAAGGCGCgtggtttttgtacttaagtgcgtcattttaatgcttaaggtgcacaACCGCACAG contains the following coding sequences:
- the LOC116003659 gene encoding ERBB-3 BINDING PROTEIN 1-like gives rise to the protein MSDDEREEKELDLTSPEVVTKYKSAAEIVNKALELVVSQCKPNARVVDICEKGDVFIREQTGNMYKNVKKKIERGVAFPTCISVNNIVCHFSPLSNDATVLEEGDMVKIDMGCHIDGFIAVVAHTHVLQEGPVTGRAADVIAAANTAAEVAMRLVRPGKKNSDVTEAIQKVAAAYDCKIVEGVLSHQMKQFVIDGNKVALSVSNAETRVDEAEFEENEVYSIDIVTSTGEGKPKILDEKQTTIYKRAVDKNYNLKMKASRFIYSEISQKFPLMPFTARELEEKRARLGLVECVNHDLLQPYPVLHEKPGDLVAHIKFTVLLMPNGSDRITTHPLQELNVTKPIDDPEIKAWLALPTKTKKKGGGKKKKGKKGEKAEEAAQTEPTGEDTTNGSES